The DNA segment CTGTGAGGTGCCGCCAGACTTGCTCTCTGCTAGTGTTGAGCCGTGAGGACCCCCAAGTGATGCACTTGGCTGGACTAAGGCAGACTGTTTCTCCTTGCAGGGGTCTAAAGGGTGGCCGGGGTTGTCCAAGCACCACCACCCTGGCGAGGCCCCGATCCTTGGGTTAGCGAGCGCCCCCCTGCAGTGCGCCTCCGCCCTCAACCCCCAGATCGCCTCGTTTGCTGCGGACGCTCAGTTACGCCCGTTCTCGTGCCTGTTCTGTAAGAGCCGGTTCAAGACGAAGCAGCATCTCACCCAGCACCAGCGCCTCCATACCGGCGAGAAACCGTATGCATGCAGCCAGTGCCCCGCGCGCTTCACGCAGATGACGCCGCTCAAGAGGCACATGGTTAAGCAGCATCAGGAGTTCATGCAAAACTCGCGTCACCACAACTTTCTGCCTCAGCCGCCCGCCTCCTCCGCTGCTTACGGCCTTGCCCCCCAGCACCACGCCGAACACACAGgctcaccccccgccaccatgAGTCTCAGTCCGACACAGAAGTACTGAAGTTGTAGATTAAGCGGGTCAAGATGCTGGTGCctcgtgtgtctgtcttttcAAAAGGTGTCCTGCGGGAGGGAGGGTGCATCGGGTCAGGTGTTGGCTTAGGTTGTGTCCTTGTGTCCCTCAGACAGTgcatggaggtggtgatggcggtagttggcagccttcctttcctctccctcttgcaGTACCCTGTAGACTCCTGAGGGTGAAATATTAATGGTATAAGTTGGTTACTCACGTGTGGCGTGTTGGCTGAAGGCattcactaccactacttcctCATACCCTCAGCgacctcaccccttccctcccctcttctggTCCTCGTCCTTGCTTCCGCGTGTAGCCGTAGGTCTTTGTCGGGCGGGGGGAGGCGGGAAGACGTGTGCAGTAGCAGAGTGTGAAGTAGAGAAGGTTGTCTTCCATTGCTGTCCTCTAAAGTAGGTCTCCTCTTGTTGCAGGGCGCTCTGGTGCAAGCCAAGGACATTTTGGCCTTACCACCTTTCCAAGATAGTGTGGGACGAGCACCTGAGGGCAGCTTGTCACATAGGATGAGGGTGTTAGTGACCACCATggctgagggtggtggtggtgcaggtggcggcgttggtggtggtggcgggtgggCGGTAGAGGGCGGTGTAGGTGTAGGtggtgcgggtggtggtggtggctatggACTGGGCTGGTGTGAGTCAAGGGCGGGCATGCAAGTTGGTACGGAGGAGCGGCCTTTCCCTTGCCCTTATTGCCCCCTCAGGTTCAAGCGTCGCTACACCCTGCAGGAACACGTCCGCATCCACATGGGGTCGCGGCCCTACGCGTGTCGCTCCTGCGGGAAGACCTTCACGCAGCGCAGCTCACTCCTCAAGCACGTGAGGATGAGGGTCTGCCAGAAGGTGGTCCTCCATAAGTAGTGTGTAGGTCGTCCTCCCCGCACGAGGCAACGAGTTTGTGTGTGCCCGGTGAAGCTGACCTCGtgtttcattacacacacacatacacacacacacacacacacaaggggaggGACGGTAGTGGCAGAACAATGGCTAAGTAACGGGTCACAGTCGGCGGGGTGTGGAGCCTCTCAGTGGGTGGggtaggaggggagggtgaCGCAGGCCTTTAGGGTTATCGTTCTCAGAGTCGCTCTTTGTGGCATCTTTGCTTGTACATAAACTCGAGCCACATAGTCTTTGAGCCAGTGCGTGCCTTTTTTTTCCACGCAGTCTTCCACCTCTTCTGATCCTTGGTGGATTAACTTACCGGCATGTAAAAGGTTCCATATGAAGGGCGGAAGGAGATACACAAACAATTCCCACctttcgactctctctctctctctctctctctctctctctctctctctctctctctctctctctctctctctctctctctctctctctctctctctctctctctctctctctctctctctctctcttattcttctactcttgcttccttttcttactcctccccctctttctctcccctccatttcttttttttttctccaccctcCCCGCTATgaaagaatgtaaataaatacaaacaacaGTAGACCTTGAGAGCCTTACTATAAGGCTGAGTGactattctacgctattagagagagagagagagagagagagagagagagagagagagagagagagagagagagagagagagagagagagagagaggcgtaggtTTATGCCTGAAAGGTGTGAAGTACTTAAGcctctccttgcttcctccaccaccatcacaacccatatcatcatcgtcactacATCTACAAACACTACTACTGTCATTGTCATTTTATCGTTTAAGTTGTAAGGCAGTACaaaacgtggaaaaaaaaaaattgcctccttttgttattgtttttcttttcgttttctttctttctttcttattagaTTTTTAACTGAGTGGCAAGGTAGTGTGGACGGGTGGCGGGAGATCGCACTCATATTTTCCTAGTATGGAAGataaggaggggggaggaggaagagaaataggaagatgGGATGGGGGGAGaacaagagatagagagagagagagagagagagagagagagagagagagagagagagagagagagagagagagagagagagagagagagagagagagagagacttgtagatagatgaaaatatacatataaataaaaagataaataaaaaaagacagacgaGTATTTTAGTATAACTTTTGTCTGCCATCTATTTTTCATACTTGCCAAAGACACGCCTACACccgccaccacacacctgtctgtctcacCTGCTGTCGGCAGGAAAGTGACAACGGATTTAATTAGGCTTATAATGGAAGGGTAGGGACTGGGGGGTGTTAGGCACACTCATGTTTTCATAACTTGGagggtggagaaggaaagaaaggggtctctctctctctctctctctctctctctctctctctctctctctctctctctctctctctctctctctctatatatatatatatatatatatatatatatatatatatatagagagagagagagagagagagagagagagagagagagagagagagagagagagagagaggagggcagggggGTCATCACCGTAAGGCGTGAATTGTTTTAGTTGATCCTTTTCCCATAAGTCGACCACTGCCCTGCATATGGAAGCTTTTACATGTCAATACGTTAATCCACCAATGAccagaagagatggaaggttgAGTGGAAAAAGGCACGCACTGGCTCCGTGGCGTTGTGGCTCGAGTTTACATGACTGTATGGAAATAAACAGGAAACATGCTCTCAGGTTTTATATCCTTACGCCCGGCAGGGCTGCCGTGATCCGGGAGGTGGGTTCAGGggactttttttctatatatatatatatatatatatatatatatatatatatatatatatatatatatatatatatatatatatatatatatatatatatatataaaagaaggaaagtgtcAAAAGTTGTGCTGGTTCGCACTTGTGTGTGGCGAGACAGTGGCGGGCGGCGTCAGAGCTGATCACATCACTTGCAGGCTGCGGGAGGGGATGGCGCCGCCGCGATCAGGGCGCGGCCTCGTCTTAGGGCGCGGAGGCGATGTGGGGCGAGACGTTCATCTGGTGACAAGTGTGATGTGTGTGGGGAGCCCTCCCCCGGCTTTCCCTGCCCCCGCCCCCCTGCTTGGGCCGGCAGCGTCTGCCACAGGTGGAGGAGCGGCGCCCGCACGCCCCGCGGGCCGTACTACTGAGCGGCTCAAGTTCGGCTGTCTGGGTGTGGCTTATTGTTGGTCTTGTTGGTGACTAATTTGTCCACGTGGGGGCGTGAGGCAGCAGTATTGTCTTGCATAGAGTCTGTGTGAGGGAAGCGAGGCATCCCGGCGGCCGCCCGGAGCTGCTCCCCCTCGAGACTAAAGTACGGGTGTCGGTCTCTTGCAGAGCTGTGGGGACGCCCTCCTCGGCGGCAGGCGTGGCATGAAGCCAAACCCGGAACTGTCAGCCCAGCCCCTGCTGGGGCTCGGCTCCCACGTGACCCAAAACTTACTGAGAATGGACTCGTCCTCGGCGGCAGCAGCGGTGACTGCCGGCGGCATGTCCTACCATGCCCTGCTggacgctgctgctgcttcgaACCGCAACGACAGGAAGACCCACGCACCCGTGACCCCCATGGGTGCCGTGGCGGGAGGCCCGCGGCTGGACGACAGCGTGGAGAGGCCCTACCCCTGCCACTTCTGTGAAGCGCGGTtcaagaagaagcagcacctgCAGAACCACGAGCGGATCCACACCGGGGAGAAGTACGTGTGCACGCTGTGCGGCCAGGCCTTCAGCCGCATGCACATCCTGAAGCACCACTTGGAGAGGAAGCACGCGGACCCCCCCAACGCCCTCTACGCCTTAGATCAGTGAGGCCAGGGAGGGGCCGCGTGTCGGTGACAGCGTCCAGATATTATTTCGTAATGATTGTCTTGGTATTTAAGGCAGCTTTATTGAGTCATTAATGTGTAAGTTTTCGCGGCAGCGTGAATAgactttgtatttctttgtactGGAGGGTCCTCTGGCCCTCAGTCCCGGCCAGGGAGCACCTGCTGAATAAAGTGAAGTGAAGAACACGGAGGTTTTACTGGTACCCCGTGGAGGAGGGTGTCTGAGGGTGTGGCTGGCTGCGTGTGGGGGGCGGCTGGCGGGGCGGCATTGTGTGCCTTACAACTAACACGCCAAGCTTTGCACCTGTTACTGCAGCACTGATGCTTCCCGCGACGGGACGAGACGCCTCAGGGAGGTGAGGTGCTGGAGGGATGCTTTGGGGAGCGGCGTGGGAGAGTGGctgctttgtttctctctcaattttttttatcatatatatatatatatatatatatatatatatatatatatatatatatatatatatatatatatatatatatatatatatatatatatatatatataaagacagtGGTGGGGCCGGCGGCGGCGGTGTCGGAGCGGTGTCCGAGGAAATGTTCCGCTTGTTTGGTCCTCCTGGTTGCAGGTGTCGTTAGGCGTGAGCAGGGAGCGGCGTGATTGGCCGGGCAGTGCCAAGGTGAAGGGCAGGTTTGGCAGCGCGACGCGGGACTATATGTCAGGGCAGGTGTTGCAGGTTAGCAGGAGTGTTgggtgtagcagcagcaggtgtgGGCAGGTTCTAAGCAGTGCCCTTTTCTGTTGCAGAGCGTGTTGTTTGACTCCCTTACCAACCTGCACTCGTCGCTCGGCTTTGGCTCGCTGCCCGCaccctccaccacacccaccggCGACCCCTTCCGCCCCTACGCTTGTCACATTTGCGGCAAACGCTTCAAGCTTAACCATCACCTCAAACAGCACAGCCGCATTCACACCGGAGAGCGGCCCTTTGCTTGTAACCTGTGCGGGAAGACCTTCACGCAGCAGAGCAGCTACCACTACcacatgaagaaaaagttgtgcGGGCCTCACCCAAGCACCCCCGGCACCCCAGGCACTCCCGAGGCCCCCAGCGTGGCCTCCCCCATGGCGTGCGGAGTGCCGCCCAAGGCGACACACCAGCCTGGGATGGATGTTGGCATGGGCGGGATGGGCGGCGGGCTGCTTCCCGACTTGAGCCCGCACGGCATGTCGGGGGCGTCCTCCAGCATGTCTTGCGCCGGTATTCCTTCGGAGGTCATGAACGCCTTCGTCTCCCTTACAAACTCCGCGGAATCTGCACTAGGGGTGGGCGGGGATCTCTCCACCCATCCCTCTGTCACCCATACTTGAGCTAGGGGCGCTGACCCCTCACCAGCTGGTTAACTGGATGGTAACGTGACTGGTTACCAGCAAGTATTACAATCTTGTGGAGAGgcagaaagaggatgaaaaatttTGAGTGGAAACACTATAATTATTGCATAACACTGAGGACTTTATTCTGAGAGGGCGTCTTGATCCTCGCGAGACTGTTCTGTAAAGTGAAGGTGGGCTTTCTTGTCCCCAGGGCTGGGAGGTGAGTGAGCGGCCCGCGGAGGGCGTGGTGGCGGCGTGGTTGATGGGGGCGCCCATTCCCATGCggggccggggcggggcggaccCATCCGCCCCGAAGCACCACTGCTGCCCCTACTGCACTAAGCAGTTTCGCAGGAAGGACCACCTGACGCAGCACGTCCGCATCCACACGGGCGAGAAGCCGTACCGGTGTGAGCGGTGCGGCCGAGGCTTCAACCAGAAGAGTCCGCTCATGTATCACCTGAGCATCTGCCGCTAGCACCCCGCGGGTGTCATGCGGGGGGTGGTGCTCTGAGGGCGTGGAGGAAAGTTAGAGCGCGGCGGAGCAGCTAGAGGGGACGGGCGGGCAGGGAGGACATCGCCGCCGCCGCGGTCTAACACGTGTAGTGAACCCATAAATTCCCGCTTTGTTACTGTTGACTTTTGAGTGTTGCTCTTGttatcctccccctttcccccctccctgccttgtGATAATGACTGTTGTAACTAGGTACTAGGTTAAGGTGAGGAGAACGAGGGTGTGTGACGAGGCTTTGCCATGTGTtacaggctggtggtggtggtggtggtggtggcttgggTAGGATGGCGGCGAAGGTGCCGTCGCATCTGTGGCTGACAGGGGGGTCTTGCCTGACGGTCCGGGCGGCGGCCATGcctcagcagcagcaccaccaccagcaggcgCTGCCCGACCCTCGCCCTTATGCTTGCACCTACTGTGGGCGCCGCTTCAAGCGCTCCGACCACCGGCGCCAGCACGAGCGTCTGCACACGGGTGAGAAGCCGTACGGGTGCCCGCGCTGTGGCGCCAAGTTCGCCCAGCAGAGCGGCCTGCACTACCACAAGCTAAACGCCTGCCGCGAGGACCACCACAGATAGTCCAGCCGCGCCCCGCCGTTCCGGCCCCGCCAGCACCCCGGCGGCCAACACATACCTGTCTAGCTGTCGTTGTGTGAGTGTTGATGTGTAGGTCTTGTAGTGGACGTAGTGGATCAGGGCGCGCCTCCTGCCCGCCCATTCAGGGCAGGGGGGCGTTGCCCTGAGTCCCGGCGAGACCCACGAATGGGAGGACTGTGCGAATCTCTGTCTCGGTGTTAAGGAGACTTCCAGATAACTGAAAAGACTTCAGATAACAGAACCAAAGATCCCGAACATGTGTGTAGAGCAAGAGAATTACGCGCTCACTTTTTGTATTCAGTATTATTAGTTTGTGGTGTCTGTGTTGAGGGGAACAGAGGGGAAGGGACGCAGGGCCGGGGTGTGAAGGAGCCGTTCGAGGTAGGGGGAGTGGAGGCTGTGTGGATGAGGAGTGACCCCTCCCTCTCGCCTCCTCGTAGGGCCCCCCGCCTCGGCCGTCCTATGGGGGGCCCCGGTGGGTGGGTGTCCTGGTTGCCGCGCGGAGGAGTAACGTTCCACCTCTTATCTGTTGCAGAGTGGTCGGGGGGGTCGCGGCGTGTGGGTGGTCGCAGGTGGGTGAGGGCGGGCCGTGGGTGGGTGGAGGTAGCCGCCAGGGTTGGGTGGTAGCGGCGGGAAGTGGCGGGGAGCGGAGGTTCGTATGTAACGTGTGTGGTCGGAGCTACAAGCGGCGGGACAACTTGAGTCAGCACCAGAGGAACCACACGGGCGAACGTCCCTACGTGTGTCACCGCTGCGGGTCTTCCTTCTCCCAGCGATGGGccctccactaccaccgccTTAGGGGCTGCGTGGCCGCTAACTAGTGCCGCGACCCAAGGCTGGGCTGCTCGCGACCCTCCCATGCTCTCTGGCTGAAATGCgtggcttgtggtggtggtggtggttttggtgatggtggtggtagtggtggtggtggtggtggtggtggtgggtgtgaggTGGAGTGTGGAGGCGCTGCTGATGAGGGTTCTGTGTTGCAGGCGTGGTGGTGGGCGGCTGCGGGTCGGGGATGTGTTGTGGGGGAGGCGGTGGTGCCGGCCGCCCCGACCTGCCCGCACTGTGGTCGCTCCTTCACGCGCCAAGACTCCCTCAAGCAGCACCTCCGCATCCACACAGGGGAGCGGCCCTACAAGTGCAGCCTGTGTGGCCATGCCTTCAAGCACCGCATGGCCCTGGGCCGCCACAGGATCAAGTGCCCCTCTCAGCTTCTGGCTGGCCCTCACCCTCCGCAGAGCGTGGCCCCTTACCAACCCAAAATCTGACTGGCCCCCGCGGCCTCTCCCGGAACACGAGGTCAAGCCACAAGCGTGGGATTTGTGCTTGGATATTTTGGTGCTTTcacttctgttcttccttcccgGTGTGAGGGCAGCTGTCACCTCTGCGCTGTGCCGCTCCTGTGTTGGGTCAAAGAAAAATGGGAACCCCGGTCAtgagccgtttttttttttttttctttatttttattgtcgGCTTTTTTCccgtttgtttttatttcttttctctgtgtGGGAACACCGGGCCACCTGAGGGGAGTGCGTGGGAGTCAGGAACACGCTCACCCCCTCGCAGTGTTGCCAAACCTTCATCATCACTCCAGTGTTTCGTTCGTCTTCCGTTTCCCCAGATGTCTTTCCTTTTTAAACATGACGCGCCGCTGTACTTCTGTCGCTAATGTTCCGTTGACCTGAGAATTGCTTATGTCAAGTTGAATTTAAATTATAGAGGAAGTTTGGTTATTTGTTTACTTGAAATAAACTTTGAAATGATTatatatttccttcctatccctcTGCACCCTGACTTACCTGAATTGAGTGCTGGTTAGGAGTTAGGAGTGCTTGCCAGTGGAAACAGACATGAATGAAAAGTACATCACTGAAATGTACCCTAATAATAAAGGTGGCAATGACAAGAAAATCAAAGCACATTCTTACAGTAAGCTCTAATTATAAAGATGGAGTTGAACGGGTGAGGAGACACACCTGAAGTAAACACAAACAAGCACAGGTAAACAGGTGGACGGGAGGACTGATCTAATCGCGACTCGCACGTGAACTGAAcatgctgcaaaaaaaaaaaaaaagttaaaaccgtgtgtgtgtgtgtgtgtgtgtgtgtgtgactgaatgagtgagtgtgtgaagagtgactccctctctctcagcctatCTAAAAATACGTTACGCTTCTGAAGACTGAAAATAATGTGCAGAGATGGACCTTACcgtcccctcttccctcactctaaTAATTTAATGCTGCTAGGAGTGAAAATAGCTTGAAGAGGACCACGCTTACCTCCCCAAGGAGTATGCAGCACTCTTAAAgagcgttgagagagagagagagagagagagagagagagagagagagagagagagagagagggcgtggcgGCTGCAtcactgatagatagacagcaCATGACAGCAGCACGTAGGTCACTCTAAAGGTCAGCGTgatgtgcagtgtgtgtgtgtgtgtgtgtgtgtgtgtgtgtgtggaaagctGTACGACACCAAATCTCAGCATGGCAGCATGCATGaaccctcccccctttctctctctctctctctctctctctctctctctctctctctctctctctctctctctctctctctctctctctctctctctctctctctctctttctctctctctctctctctctcatggcactGGAAAACCAATCTCAGTATCAGTATCTTAACGAAAGCAAAACAGTTCCACAGGTGTTTTGTTCTCCGCTCCTATCtggggtaggagggaagggaacgggGCTGGCGGGCGGGCGGCCGGGCCTAGACGAAACTCGAGTCATGGTGCCATGTAGACAGGCACTCAGTGACAGGCCAGGACGCTTCTATAAACAGGCGAGACGGCACGGTTAGGGCGCGACGAGACTTGACGCTCCGCACTGCTTGGGGCGTAGCGGGGTCGGGGGAGGGGGCGGCTTGGCTGGATGGCGCAACCTTGGCTCCGGCCTGCCTGCCTGGGGTGCGTGGCGGGTGTCAGGGGGTTGGGGGCCAGCAGGAGGGATGTCTCAAGGCTGAGGCCTCGCGTGGGGCACCGGGTGGCCGCGTCGTGTGGGTGTGGGGGTGTTCGTGGGCGTGGGGCAGGCTGGGCAGGGTGGATGTGCGAGTGGCGAGACAGAGGAATGTCTTACGTGGTGGTGTCTGTTGCAGGGGCGGGCGGGGCCGGACGCAGCGCTCATGGGCGTGGAGGGTGGGCGGACGTACCAGCGCGGGTCGTATGATATCCGACGGCCCCACCAGTGTTCGGTGTGCGGCAAGCGGTTCCTCAACACCAGCCACCTGCGGGACCACCTGCGCCTGCACACAGGGGAGCGCCCCTTCTCCTGCCGTAACTGCGGCCGCTCGTTCGTCCAGCGGCAGCACCTGCGGCAGCACGAGCGGGCGGCCAAGTGCACGACGCCCGTGTGCCTCACGTGCAATCAGAGGTTCGCTAACAGAGAGGCGCTCACCCTACACATGCGGCTCCACctcctgcccccctccccctccacccctcccatcATGACACCCACCACCTTCCCCCACCCGCAGTGACCCCCCCCTCCCCAGTTGAGTGTGACTAGCTAGTGGTGTGGCGGGCTGTTGCTCCACCTCTCCGTGTAAGAGAAGGCCTGACATTGTCTTTGTGTGTCGTTACAGACGATGCGGTTAATACTTGGGGACTTGGGTGATGCGGGCGGCGGCGCGGGCCAGGGGGCCGCCACGTTCACCCGCAGGCCGCCACCGCCCCCGCCGCAGCCCCCCGCATCGGCCAGTGGCGGGGGAGGCACGGTGGCGCCCGAGCTTGACATCTTTGAGTATTGCCTCAATGATGCCGTGGGGGACCCGCTGCCCGGAGAACCACGCTCCCCCGGCCCCGCCGCCCCCACCCGGGGCTCGGGGGTCAGCGCGGCGGGGGAGCAGCCCGCGGTGCCGGGCTCCCTTCTCTACCAGTGCCGCCCCTTTGCGTGTCGGTTCTGCGCCAAGCGGTTCAAGAGGAAGGACCACCTGGTGGAGCATGAGCGGACGCATACTGGAGAGCGGCCCTACGTGTGCGCGGTGTGCGGCAAGAGTTTTGCCAAGAAGACAAACCTCAACACTCACACCCGCagccaccaacagcagcagcaacaacagcagcagcagcagtacctcCATCACCTGCACGCAGCCTAGCGCCCTTCCTCAAGGCAGGGCATGAGGCCTCCACACGCCTCGCCCCCTTCGCGGGGCATCAGGGGCGCACACGCAAATGGAAAGAATGTTTCTGTACtgtattttttacttgttctgACGGAATTTATCGCATAATAAACGTGTGTTATACAGACTGCTTCTCATTTTGACCTCATGTTGAGAAACAGCGAGAGGCAGGAAGGCCCTTAGTAAGGCTGGGTGATGAGGGCAATGCGGCGGAGTTGGCAGGACAGTGTGGGCAGTGGCGGTGACTGAGACGGAGAGAAAGGGTGGAGGGTGATGAGTGGGTGTCGGTGAGTGTACAGGGAGAGGAAGTCCAGGCAGCAGGGTGTAATGGTAAGGTGTTACGGTCTTTGCAGGGGGAATACAGACCCTCTACCCTATGGATGCGTGGATTGGACGCATTGGACGGCCGACATGTCCAGCTCCCGCCCCTATATGTGCAGCGCGTGCGGCAAGT comes from the Scylla paramamosain isolate STU-SP2022 chromosome 28, ASM3559412v1, whole genome shotgun sequence genome and includes:
- the LOC135114759 gene encoding zinc finger protein 865-like codes for the protein MKPNPELSAQPLLGLGSHVTQNLLRMDSSSAAAAVTAGGMSYHALLDAAAASNRNDRKTHAPVTPMGAVAGGPRLDDSVERPYPCHFCEARFKKKQHLQNHERIHTGEKYVCTLCGQAFSRMHILKHHLERKHADPPNALYALDQ
- the LOC135115115 gene encoding zinc finger protein 467-like, whose amino-acid sequence is MCGPPPRPSYGGPRWVGVLVAARRSNVPPLICCRVVGGVAACGWSQVGEGGPWVGGGSRQGWVVAAGSGGERRFVCNVCGRSYKRRDNLSQHQRNHTGERPYVCHRCGSSFSQRWALHYHRLRGCVAANAWWWAAAGRGCVVGEAVVPAAPTCPHCGRSFTRQDSLKQHLRIHTGERPYKCSLCGHAFKHRMALGRHRIKCPSQLLAGPHPPQSVAPYQPKI
- the LOC135114758 gene encoding Krueppel-like factor 16 — translated: MRLILGDLGDAGGGAGQGAATFTRRPPPPPPQPPASASGGGGTVAPELDIFEYCLNDAVGDPLPGEPRSPGPAAPTRGSGVSAAGEQPAVPGSLLYQCRPFACRFCAKRFKRKDHLVEHERTHTGERPYVCAVCGKSFAKKTNLNTHTRSHQQQQQQQQQQQYLHHLHAA